A single genomic interval of Festucalex cinctus isolate MCC-2025b chromosome 16, RoL_Fcin_1.0, whole genome shotgun sequence harbors:
- the ccdc171 gene encoding uncharacterized protein ccdc171: MQDEPNEKRRVPHGEAAEKATTILNAGRAPSGTDEPDVPQQPGSDVGEEQRGASKVKVEARTRIHQLEKEKLEMMSAHNQQLRTLEAEVTCLRAHVEHGEARRAELEYQVTVSRGDAQRACQDNEALVEQAASLQKLLDVTQQARLEERLALQQEADERDALIEGLTSESERLHQLLQRQEEAQRRMVALQKEAQGRKSMEADMKAERAAHLELKRKWEVTQAALAVERHGQQEAQCNLEQVRRELRDVARAYQEETRNAVDLAEKLEEEKRQHGNTHLLLEQVLKREVHCGKLLEEIRAALQQHAHKGGKDDGKRSPPADVMQLLRLMLRRLKVTEQQVRDLLLACERLDGEKQSLERAMTYQKRRLQEAQQLSLKLRERATRLQEESRDWSAQKEELQKQSQAHSSFLHCIYQRLLAGCVPAEPQSTLGTFSGSDLCDLIEELVERITSDFREANNKAARLQVACEEKSGRLDQLRRRHNLVMARTRESGKRQAEARSGRHARTVTQLRDLLSLSCRKSDSFLSACALLAGTMAHSRRRLSSLVEQNHLLARRLAAREELEEELRRLAGALAGDGVERAPAGSRARARWKKYVCAVSALRWWRAVGGRSTELFRLETRSAAGPVVCVVTATLMGEDVDEDRDALCARWLHSKRLSAAILACMADLHRPTTHMRLAARSGLARLLDQIGSQSESAPEILCEMIPRHLPPSDVKTLVSPLQRHFLLLSQRLHSAEVERRSLRLQVAHLRGMENGGEDTCRTVPAVHFHSVCTNLRQALSGEQEVRALLQEQLTLRDALQRRVDAHAAEREQACRALRRMAEALAEARRRLRGKERSLTILGKHLSRVDKERRRLERRLRHVEDANRRQRHVIAYKEMSDCPAIGAAKSRK, translated from the exons ATGCAAGACGAGCCAAATGAGAAAAGGAGAGTGCCTCATGGCGAGGCGGCAGAGAAAGCAACAACGATCCTGAATGCCGGCAGGGCACCAAG CGGCACAGACGAGCCGGACGTCCCCCAGCAGCCCGGTAGCGATGTGGGAGAGGAACAGCGAGGGGCGAGCAAAGTCAAAGTGGAGGCAAGGACGAGGATCCATCAGTTGGAGAAGGAAAAGCTGGAGATGATGTCCGCACACAACCAGCAG CTGCGCACGTTGGAGGCGGAGGTGACCTGCCTCCGGGCCCACGTGGAGCACGGGGAAGCTCGGAGGGCGGAGCTTGAGTACCAGGTGACGGTGAGCCGCGGGGATGCCCAGCGAGCGTGCCAGGACAACGAAGCGCTCGTAG AGCAAGCCGCATCCCTGCAGAAGCTTCTGGACGTGACTCAGCAGGCCCGACTGGAGGAGCGTCTCGCTTTGCAGCAGGAGGCGGATGAACGCGACGCACTGATCGAGGGCCTGACTTCCGAGAGCGAACGACTGCACCAACTCCTGCAG CGTCAGGAGGAGGCGCAGAGGAGGATGGTAGCACTGCAGAAAGAGGCGCAG GGCCGCAAATCTATGGAGGCCGACATGAAGGCTGAGCGAGCGGCTCACCTAGAGCTCAAACGCAAGTGGGAAGTCACACAG GCGGCGCTGGCAGTAGAGCGGCATGGCCAGCAGGAGGCGCAGTGCAACCTGGAGCAAGTGAGAAGAGAGCTCCGAGATGTGGCAAGAGCTTACCAGGAGGAGACGAGGAACGCCGTTGACCTGGCTGAGAaactggaggaggagaaaaGGCAGCACGGCAACACGCACCTGCTTCTAGAACAG GTGCTGAAGAGAGAGGTGCATTGTGGGAAACTCCTAGAAGAAATCAGAGCGGCTCTCCAACAGCACGCACATAAAG GTGGAAAGGATGATGGGAAACGGAGTCCTCCTGCCGACGTGATGCAGCTGCTCCGTTTGATGCTCCGCAGACTGAAAGTAACTGAGCAGCAG GTCCGCGATCTGCTGCTAGCGTGCGAGCGACTGGATGGGGAGAAGCAGAGCCTCGAACGCGCGATGACGTACCAGAAGCGACGTCTACAA GAGGCTCAGCAGCTGTCACTCAAGCTGCGGGAGCGAGCGACACGCTTGCAAGAGGAGAGCCGCGATTGGTCCGCGCAAAAGGAGGAGCTTCAGAAGCAGTCACAG GCCCACTCGTCCTTCCTTCACTGCATCTACCAGCGCCTGCTGGCGGGCTGCGTGCCGGCAGAGCCGCAAAGCACGCTGGGTACTTTCAGCGGCTCAGACTTGTGTGACCTCATCGAGGAGCTGGTGGAGCGAATAACCTCTGACTTCCGGGAGGCCAACAACAAG GCGGCACGTTTGCAGGTGGCGTGCGAAGAGAAGAGCGGGCGCTTAGACCAGCTGCGGCGGCGACACAATCTCGTGATGGCGCGGACTCGGGAGAGCGGGAAGAGGCAGGCCGAGGCCCGGAGCGGCCGACACGCACGCACCGTCACGCAGCTGCGG GACCTCCTCTCGCTGAGCTGCCGAAAGTCGGATTCCTTCCTGTCAGCGTGCGCGCTCCTCGCCGGCACGATGGCGCACTCCCGTCGCCGTCTGAGCAGCCTTGTCGAACAAAACCATCTCCTGGCCCGGCGCTTGGCGGCGAGGGAGGAGCTGGAAGAGGAGCTGCGCCGGCTGGCTGGCGCCCTGGCCGGAGATGGAGTGGAGAGGGCGCCGGCGGGATCGCGGGCCAGGGCACGATGGAAGAAGTACGTGTGCGCGGTGTCGGCGCTGCGGTGGTGGCGCGCCGTCGGGGGGAGGAGCACCGAGTTGTTTCGGCTGGAGACGAGGAGCGCGGCGGGTCCGGTGGTGTGCGTCGTCACGGCGACGCTAATGGGGGAGGACGTCGACGAGGATCGCGACGCGTTGTGCGCCCGCTGGCTCCATTCCAAACGTCTGTCGGCCGCCATCTTGGCCTGCATGGCCGACCTCCATCGTCCCACGACACACATGAGATTGGCGGCCAGGTCCGGATTGGCCCGTCTCCTTGATCAGATTGGGAGCCAATCAGAATCCGCCCCTGAAATCCTGTGTGAGATGATCCCACGCCATCTGCCCCCCAGTGACGTGAAG ACGCTGGTGTCCCCCCTCCAACGGCACTTCCTGCTCCTCAGCCAACGGCTGCACTCGGCTGAGGTGGAGAGGCGGAGCCTGAGGCTGCAGGTGGCCCATTTGAGGGGAATGGAGAATGGCGGAGAGGACACCTGCAGGACG GTCCCAGCAGTGCACTTTCACAGCGTGTGCACGAACCTCCGCCAAGCACTTTCCGGGGAACAGGAAGTTCGCGCCCTTCTTCAGGAGCAATTGACCCTACGTGACGCTCTGCAGCGCCGAGTCGACGCGCACGCCGCCGAGCGGGAACAAGCCTGCCGCGCGCTCAGGCGCATGGCGGAG GCGCTGGCGGAGGCTCGACGGCGCCTGAGAGGGAAGGAGCGCTCGCTGACGATTCTGGGCAAGCACCTGTCGCGCGTAGACAAAGAGAGGCGGCGACTGGAAAGGCGACTGCGACACGTGGAGGATGCCAACAG GCGCCAGCGTCACGTGATCGCCTACAAGGAGATGTCCGACTGTCCCGCTATCGGTGCCGCCAAATCCAGGAAGTGA